CCCGGCGATCCGGCCCAGATGATGATGGGCCAGCGCTCCGACGAAAAGTCTTTGCAGATTATACGAAAGGACTTGGGGCTCGACAAACCGCTCTCGGTTCAGTACCTGAGCTACCTCAACGACCTATCGCCCGTATCGGTGCACTCGACCGATACCTCATCCGTATTCTACTTCGACAGAGAGAAGTACACCTCGGCCGCGGGGCTGACCATCGGCCGCAGGGTGCTGGCCGTAAAGGTGCCCTACCTGCGCCGCTCGTACCTTACCCAGAAGCCGGTTGGAGAGACCATCCGGGAAACGCTTCCGAACACCTTCATCCTTGCGGTGCTGTCGATGCTGGTGGCATCGGTGATGGGTATTGGCATTGGTATCGGCATCGCCATAAAGAAGGGTACCTGGATCGACAAGACCAGCCTTGCGCTGTGCTCCATGGGGATGTCGCTGCCCTCGTTCTTTGCGGCGGTGCTCATCGGGTGGCTGTTCGCCTACGTGCTGGGCGACATCACGGGGCTGAACCTGACGGGCAACCTCTTTGAGGTGGACCCCTACGGCAACGGCACTACGCTAATGCTCAAAAACATGATCCTGCCGGTGATAACGTTGGCCATCCGCCCGCTGTCGGTGGTGGTGCAGCTCACCCGCAACTCGCTGCTGGAGGTGTTTACGCAGGACTACATCCGCACGGCCAAGGCCAAGGGGCTGTCCACCCGGAAGGTAATCATGCGCCACGCGCTGAAGAACTCGCTGAACCCGGTGGTAGGCGCCATATCGGGTTGGTTTGCCTCGATGATGGCAGGGGTGGTGTTCGTGGAGTACATCTTCGGGTGGAAAGGGCTTGGCTTCGTAATGGTTCAGGCGCTATCGGGGTACGATTTACCCATAGTTATGGGGTGTGTCGTTACCTTTTCTATTATCTTTGTGGTGGTTAATCTGCTAACGGATATCTGCTACGGATTGCTCGACCCTCGGGTTCGGCTAAACGGTTAAGCATACTAGAGAATCAACATAAATTACAGAGCATGAGAAGAAAGATCGTTGCTGGAAACTGGAAGATGAACACCACGCCAGCAGAAGGAAAGGCCCTAATCGCCGACGTACTTGCCAAGGTTGGCGAGGTTCCTGCAGGCGTTGAGCTAATCGTATCGACCCCATTTACCCACCTTATCCCTGCCGCCGAGCAACTGGCCAAAAGCGGCGTTGCCCTTGCATCCCAAAACTGCGCCAACCACGAGAGCGGCGCCTACACCGGCGAGGTGGCTCCTGCCATGGTGGCCGCTACCGGGGCTACCT
This window of the uncultured Acetobacteroides sp. genome carries:
- a CDS encoding ABC transporter permease, which gives rise to MVSYLLKRIGYSILIVYGVITLIFMIFNALPGDPAQMMMGQRSDEKSLQIIRKDLGLDKPLSVQYLSYLNDLSPVSVHSTDTSSVFYFDREKYTSAAGLTIGRRVLAVKVPYLRRSYLTQKPVGETIRETLPNTFILAVLSMLVASVMGIGIGIGIAIKKGTWIDKTSLALCSMGMSLPSFFAAVLIGWLFAYVLGDITGLNLTGNLFEVDPYGNGTTLMLKNMILPVITLAIRPLSVVVQLTRNSLLEVFTQDYIRTAKAKGLSTRKVIMRHALKNSLNPVVGAISGWFASMMAGVVFVEYIFGWKGLGFVMVQALSGYDLPIVMGCVVTFSIIFVVVNLLTDICYGLLDPRVRLNG